In a single window of the Candidatus Deferrimicrobiaceae bacterium genome:
- a CDS encoding PAS domain S-box protein encodes MISGLSRVLRFLPSVTAALLFLLFAAAPGTGAPLPPLRVVMDDSYPPYVFRESDNTLSGILVDQWKLWSEKTGRRVQVTGIPWGEALRRMEAGEFDVIDTIFRTSDRERRFDFTPPYARIEVPLFFHSDITGIQDAHDAKGFMVAVKRGDAAIDILREAGVGSLVEYPGYLEIVAAAKDGRVKVFTIDRPPALYFLNKAGIADRFRETKPLYTGEFHRAVRKGDAATLAAVSDGFGRISRAEFDRIDRRWSGSPLAGWLTPGRMRWAGGGFAVVALSMAAWLVTMRRIVEARTRQLHASETRYRLLVENQTDLVVQVDMEGRFQFVNEAYCRMFDKTREELLGRTFMPLVHEEDRDSTSRAMEGLDRHPYHVYLEQRAMTKEGWRWLAWVDTALRGRDGEMIAIHGIGRDITPRKEAEIALRESEGRFRNAIDFLPIPIGISSADGEILTINQEFTRRFGYTLEDIPTIDAWMALAYPDPAYRELMSSNWRRDIAGAEREGSATSVREYRIDCLDGETREVEIRTQPVGKQLVTAFNDITELRAHEREIVRLNRIYATRSQISQCVTRVRSAEELYLEACRVAASTGRFALAWIGLVDRGTGEVRVAAKAGKAAGYLVGIRVSADDRPEGAGPMGTCIREGRTYVCNDFANDPATHLWADRARRFGLRSAVAVPLRMGDAVYGAMMAYSEEASVFHEKEIALLEEATLDISFGLEFLEHDRKRGLAEERLRESRERVGLILDSAAEGIYGVDREGGCTFCNASALRMLGYPEEGALLGRNLHALIRHTDEQGEPCPAGDGADWRAIWMGEHAHLDRVLLWRSDGTSFLGEMWAYPLLGEGGNVGAVVTFVDISKRVALEDQLLQAQKMEAVGRLAGGVAHDFNNLLTAILGYGALATRKAAGNAELLRDLEQIRLAGDQAASLTRQLLAFSRKQILRPRVISLAGVVREIQAMIGRLLGEDIALVVDAPAGTGFIEADPGQVHQVIMNLVVNARDAMPEGGTVTLRTSDAVVPPGGAAEAAGIFPGAYTLLSVTDTGCGMDEATRLRLFEPFFTTKEPGRGTGLGLATVHGIVTQSGGYIRVRSEEGKGTTFRIYFPRVEAEIVATEAAAAPTVLPRGNEVILVAEDSEEVRELTCRTLAMQGYRVLEAANGAEAIAVARRCPQPIRLLLTDVVMPGMSGRTLADALTAEMPGLAVAYTSGYTEDAIVRHGVLEPGIRFLPKPFLPSELAIFVRDVIGPAEEPAGNETA; translated from the coding sequence ATGATCAGCGGCCTGTCCAGGGTCCTTCGATTCCTGCCGTCCGTTACCGCAGCGCTCCTGTTCCTGCTTTTCGCTGCGGCGCCGGGCACCGGCGCACCCCTTCCCCCCCTTCGCGTCGTCATGGACGATAGTTATCCTCCGTATGTTTTCCGGGAATCCGACAATACGCTGTCGGGCATCCTCGTCGACCAGTGGAAGCTCTGGAGCGAAAAGACGGGAAGGCGCGTCCAGGTCACCGGCATCCCCTGGGGCGAGGCGCTGCGCCGCATGGAGGCAGGCGAGTTCGACGTCATCGACACGATCTTCCGGACGTCCGACCGGGAGCGGCGGTTCGATTTCACCCCCCCGTATGCCCGGATCGAGGTGCCCCTGTTCTTCCACTCCGACATCACCGGGATCCAGGATGCCCACGACGCAAAGGGATTCATGGTGGCCGTCAAGCGGGGCGATGCCGCCATCGATATCCTGCGGGAGGCGGGCGTCGGCTCCCTCGTGGAGTACCCGGGATACTTGGAGATCGTTGCCGCGGCGAAGGACGGACGCGTCAAGGTCTTCACGATCGACCGCCCTCCGGCGCTCTACTTCCTCAACAAGGCGGGGATCGCCGATCGTTTCCGCGAGACGAAGCCCCTCTACACCGGGGAATTCCACCGCGCGGTCCGTAAAGGGGACGCCGCGACGCTCGCCGCGGTCTCGGACGGCTTCGGACGGATCTCCCGGGCCGAGTTCGACCGCATCGACCGCCGATGGTCGGGATCCCCCCTGGCGGGTTGGCTCACTCCGGGCCGGATGCGTTGGGCCGGGGGCGGATTCGCCGTCGTCGCACTGTCGATGGCGGCCTGGCTGGTCACCATGCGGCGTATCGTGGAAGCCCGGACGCGGCAGTTGCACGCGAGCGAGACGCGCTATCGCCTGCTCGTCGAGAACCAGACCGACCTGGTCGTGCAGGTCGACATGGAAGGGCGCTTCCAGTTCGTCAACGAGGCGTACTGCCGCATGTTCGACAAGACGCGCGAGGAGCTGCTGGGACGGACGTTCATGCCGCTTGTCCACGAAGAGGACCGGGATTCGACATCCCGCGCGATGGAGGGGCTTGACCGGCACCCGTACCATGTCTACCTGGAACAGCGGGCGATGACGAAGGAAGGGTGGCGCTGGCTTGCCTGGGTGGATACGGCGCTTCGCGGCCGGGACGGGGAGATGATCGCCATCCACGGCATCGGCCGGGACATCACGCCCCGCAAGGAGGCCGAGATCGCCCTGCGCGAGTCCGAGGGCCGTTTCCGCAACGCCATCGACTTCCTGCCCATCCCGATCGGAATATCTTCGGCGGACGGCGAGATCCTGACGATCAACCAGGAGTTCACTCGACGCTTCGGATATACGCTGGAGGATATTCCTACCATCGATGCGTGGATGGCGCTCGCCTATCCGGACCCCGCGTATCGCGAACTCATGTCGTCGAACTGGCGCCGGGACATCGCCGGGGCCGAGCGGGAGGGCTCCGCGACATCCGTCCGGGAATACAGGATCGACTGCCTTGACGGGGAGACCCGGGAAGTCGAGATCCGCACGCAGCCGGTGGGGAAGCAGCTCGTCACTGCCTTCAACGACATCACGGAGCTTCGGGCCCATGAACGCGAGATCGTCCGGTTGAACCGCATCTACGCCACCCGGAGCCAGATCAGCCAGTGCGTCACCCGGGTCCGGTCGGCCGAGGAACTCTACCTCGAAGCCTGCCGGGTCGCCGCTTCGACCGGGAGATTCGCCCTGGCCTGGATCGGGCTGGTCGATCGCGGCACGGGCGAAGTCAGGGTCGCCGCAAAGGCTGGGAAGGCGGCCGGCTATCTCGTGGGAATCCGGGTCAGCGCCGACGACCGGCCCGAGGGGGCCGGACCAATGGGGACCTGCATTCGGGAAGGGCGGACCTACGTCTGCAACGACTTCGCGAACGATCCCGCGACGCATCTTTGGGCCGACCGCGCCCGGCGGTTCGGCCTGCGCTCCGCCGTCGCGGTCCCGCTCCGCATGGGAGACGCCGTGTACGGCGCGATGATGGCCTACTCGGAAGAGGCCAGCGTCTTCCACGAGAAGGAGATCGCCCTCCTCGAGGAAGCCACCCTCGACATCTCCTTCGGGCTCGAGTTCCTCGAGCACGACCGGAAGCGGGGGCTTGCCGAGGAACGGCTCCGAGAGAGCCGCGAGCGGGTCGGCCTGATCCTCGATTCCGCCGCCGAGGGGATCTACGGCGTCGACCGGGAGGGGGGCTGCACCTTCTGCAACGCGTCTGCGCTCAGGATGCTCGGGTATCCGGAGGAAGGCGCGCTTCTGGGCCGGAACCTCCATGCGCTGATCCGGCATACCGACGAGCAGGGGGAGCCTTGCCCGGCCGGCGATGGGGCGGACTGGCGCGCCATCTGGATGGGCGAGCACGCGCACCTCGACCGGGTCCTGCTATGGCGGAGCGACGGGACGAGCTTCCTCGGCGAGATGTGGGCTTACCCGCTTCTCGGGGAGGGCGGTAACGTCGGCGCGGTCGTGACGTTCGTCGATATCTCGAAACGCGTCGCGCTTGAGGACCAGCTGCTGCAGGCCCAGAAGATGGAGGCGGTCGGCCGGCTTGCCGGCGGCGTCGCGCACGACTTCAACAACCTGCTCACGGCGATCCTCGGCTATGGTGCCCTGGCCACCCGGAAGGCGGCCGGCAACGCCGAGCTGCTGCGGGACCTCGAGCAGATCCGCCTGGCCGGCGATCAGGCCGCCTCTCTGACCCGCCAGCTGCTGGCGTTCAGCCGGAAGCAGATCCTCCGTCCGCGCGTGATCTCCCTGGCCGGGGTGGTCCGCGAGATCCAGGCGATGATCGGGCGGCTCCTGGGGGAAGACATCGCGCTGGTCGTGGACGCCCCTGCCGGAACGGGGTTCATCGAGGCCGATCCGGGGCAGGTCCACCAGGTGATCATGAACCTCGTGGTGAACGCCCGCGACGCCATGCCGGAGGGAGGCACCGTCACGCTCCGGACCAGCGACGCGGTCGTCCCGCCCGGGGGCGCCGCGGAAGCCGCAGGGATTTTCCCCGGCGCGTACACGCTGTTGTCCGTGACCGATACGGGGTGCGGCATGGACGAGGCGACCCGGCTGCGGCTGTTCGAGCCGTTCTTCACGACCAAGGAGCCGGGGCGCGGGACCGGCCTGGGGCTCGCGACGGTGCACGGGATCGTGACCCAGAGCGGCGGGTACATCCGGGTGCGGAGCGAGGAAGGGAAGGGCACGACGTTCCGGATCTACTTCCCGCGGGTCGAGGCGGAGATCGTCGCGACGGAAGCGGCGGCGGCCCCGACCGTACTGCCGCGCGGAAACGAGGTGATCCTCGTGGCCGAGGATTCCGAGGAGGTTCGCGAGCTGACGTGCCGGACGCTCGCGATGCAGGGCTACCGGGTGCTCGAGGCGGCGAACGGGGCGGAGGCGATCGCCGTCGCCCGCCGATGCCCGCAGCCGATCCGTCTTCTCCTGACCGACGTTGTCATGCCCGGGATGAGCGGACGCACGCTTGCGGATGCGCTCACCGCCGAGATGCCCGGCCTGGCGGTCGCCTACACCTCGGGCTACACCGAGGATGCGATCGTCCGGCACGGCGTACTCGAGCCGGGGATCCGCTTCCTCCCCAAGCCGTTCCTTCCCTCGGAGCTGGCGATCTTCGTCCGGGACGTCATCGGCCCGGCCGAAGAACCGGCCGGAAACGAGACCGCCTGA
- a CDS encoding DOMON-like domain-containing protein, translating into MMILPFSLVPFPGQAFPPGLAVEGTLGRHEETLVFCPSISGDLSMLEIPPATGRPERRDGLWEETCLELFLGESGSESYLEFNLSPSGNWNVYRFDVYRKGMREEAAFDALPFQVDREKGRLALSVELDLGKLFPPGRPLSAAVAAVVRTVSGEKSCWALAHTSPRPDFHQRDAFRIRFPASP; encoded by the coding sequence ATGATGATACTTCCCTTTTCCCTCGTCCCCTTCCCGGGCCAGGCCTTCCCGCCCGGCCTGGCGGTCGAGGGCACGCTCGGCCGCCACGAGGAGACGCTCGTCTTTTGCCCTTCCATATCCGGTGACCTGTCGATGCTGGAGATCCCGCCGGCGACCGGGAGACCGGAGCGAAGGGACGGCCTCTGGGAGGAGACCTGCCTTGAGCTGTTTCTGGGCGAAAGCGGTTCCGAGAGCTACCTGGAGTTCAACCTGTCCCCTTCCGGAAACTGGAACGTCTACCGATTCGATGTTTACAGGAAGGGCATGCGGGAAGAAGCGGCGTTCGACGCGCTCCCCTTCCAGGTGGACCGGGAGAAGGGCAGGCTCGCGCTGTCAGTCGAGCTGGATCTCGGAAAGCTGTTCCCGCCGGGGCGGCCGCTCTCGGCCGCGGTCGCCGCCGTCGTCCGGACCGTGTCGGGCGAGAAGTCCTGCTGGGCGCTCGCGCACACCTCCCCCCGTCCCGATTTCCATCAACGGGACGCCTTCCGCATCCGCTTCCCCGCCTCGCCCTGA
- a CDS encoding DUF1343 domain-containing protein produces the protein MSPKPIRPPRRARPVLSGLDVLVEDGFALLKGLSVGLVCNPTSLDRRLRHAADLFHEAPGVRLAALFGPEHGVRGDVQYMAAVRAGRDPKTGVPVHSLYGSDAQSLCPAPRHLRGLDALVFDIQDVGTRFFTYQATMLFCMEAAARAGIGFFVLDRPNPIGGLAVEGPALRPGFGSFCGVHDIAVRHGLTVGELAGLYLEERGLALALGVIPCRGWRRGMHQRDTGLPWIFPSPNMPTPETALVYPGMCLLEGTNLSEGRGTTRPFELFGAPWLDGARLAESLSAERLPGVRFRPVSFVPTWDKHSGIRCQGAELVVDDREAFRPVRTGLACVATARAQAPGKFGWRTKPYEFVEDIPAFDLLCGSAREREAIEGGAGWRVMAAAWKPEEQAFSKRRAGNLLYPP, from the coding sequence ATGTCTCCCAAGCCGATCCGCCCGCCTCGCCGGGCCAGACCCGTCCTTTCCGGCCTCGACGTCCTCGTCGAGGACGGCTTCGCGCTCCTCAAGGGGCTTTCCGTCGGGCTCGTCTGCAACCCCACCTCGCTGGACCGCCGGCTGCGCCATGCGGCCGATCTCTTCCACGAGGCGCCGGGCGTGCGACTCGCCGCCCTGTTCGGCCCCGAGCACGGCGTCCGGGGCGACGTCCAGTACATGGCGGCCGTCCGGGCGGGGCGCGACCCGAAGACCGGCGTCCCGGTCCACTCGCTCTACGGGAGCGACGCGCAATCTCTGTGTCCCGCGCCCCGGCACCTCCGCGGGCTGGATGCGCTCGTCTTCGACATCCAGGATGTCGGGACCCGCTTCTTCACCTATCAGGCCACGATGCTCTTCTGCATGGAAGCCGCGGCGCGCGCGGGGATCGGCTTCTTCGTCCTCGACCGCCCCAACCCGATCGGCGGCCTCGCCGTTGAAGGCCCTGCGCTTCGCCCGGGCTTCGGGAGCTTCTGCGGCGTGCACGACATCGCGGTCCGCCACGGCCTCACCGTCGGCGAACTGGCGGGCCTTTACCTCGAGGAGCGCGGGCTCGCACTCGCCCTCGGAGTCATCCCCTGCCGCGGCTGGCGGCGCGGGATGCACCAGCGCGACACGGGGCTCCCGTGGATATTCCCGTCGCCCAACATGCCGACGCCCGAGACGGCGCTCGTCTACCCCGGGATGTGCCTGCTCGAGGGGACCAACCTGAGCGAGGGCCGCGGCACCACCCGGCCGTTCGAGCTGTTCGGGGCGCCCTGGCTCGACGGGGCGCGGCTCGCGGAATCGCTCTCGGCGGAACGGCTGCCGGGGGTCCGCTTCCGGCCGGTCAGCTTCGTCCCGACCTGGGACAAGCATTCCGGGATCCGGTGCCAGGGCGCCGAGCTCGTCGTCGACGACCGGGAGGCGTTCCGCCCGGTCCGCACCGGCCTCGCCTGCGTCGCCACGGCGCGCGCCCAGGCCCCCGGAAAGTTCGGATGGAGAACGAAACCTTACGAGTTCGTCGAGGACATCCCCGCCTTCGACCTTTTGTGCGGATCGGCGCGAGAGCGCGAGGCGATCGAAGGCGGCGCCGGGTGGCGCGTGATGGCCGCCGCCTGGAAACCCGAGGAGCAGGCGTTCTCGAAACGGCGGGCCGGAAACCTGCTGTACCCCCCGTAG